A stretch of DNA from Phenylobacterium koreense:
GACCGAGACGCCGTCCTTGGTCGAGCGCGGGGCGCCGAAGGACTTTTCGATGACGACGTTGCGGCCCTTGGGGCCGAGGGTCACCTTCACCGCGTTGGCGAGGGTGTTGACGCCGCGCAGCATGCGGTCGCGCGCGTCGGAGGAGAAATAGACGTCTTTAGCGGCCATTTTTCTGCTCTTTCAAATGAGATGGATGGGGAGGGAAGGCGTCGAGGGTGGTTATTCGACCACGCCGAGGACGTCGCTTTCCTTCATGATCAGCAGGTCCTGACCGTCGATCTTGACCTCGGTGCCCGACCACTTGCCGAACAGGATGCGGTCGCCGGCCTTCAGGTCGAGGGCGTGGATCTTGCCGCTGTCGTCACGGGCGCCGGGGCCGACGGCGACGACTTCGCCTTCCTGCGGCTTTTCCTTGGCGGTGTCGGGGATGATGATCCCGCCCTTGGTCTTCTCTTCTTCCTCGACGCGCTTCACGAGGACGCGGTCTCCCAGAGGACGAAACGCCATATGTATGTCTCCGTTCGGGACGGTTGAAATGCCTGGTGGTCAGCCCCCGCGACGCGGCCGTTAGCAGCCGCAGCCCCTGAGTGCTAACGCAGGGCGGAGGTAGGCAAGGGGCCTTGGGGAGTCAAGCGCGCGGGGCGCCGTTTTTCCGCCTCGCTGCTGACAGTTTCGGGCCGGCGGCGCGTTAAGCCTGGCGCAGGCAAGCTCAAGGAGGCCCGCATGCTCGATCATCTTGGTCTGACCGTCAGCGACTTCAAGGCGGCGAGGGCCTTCTACGACCAGGCGCTGGCGCCGCTCGGCATCGGCGTGGTGATGGAGGTGAGCCCCGAGCAGACCGGCGGCTCGGCCCACGCCGGCTATGGCGAAGCGGGCCGGCCGGACTTCTGGATCGGGACCGGCGGAAGCGCCAGCGGCCACGTGCACGTGGCCTTCACCGCCAAGGACCGGGCGAGCGTCGACGCCTTCTACGCCGCGGCGATCGCCGCCGGTGGCCGGGACAACGGCCCGCCGGGCCTGCGAGAGCACTATCACCCGAACTATTACGGGGCCTTCGTCCTCGATCCCGACGGCCACAACATCGAGGCCGTCTGCCACGCGGGGTGAATTGTGAGGAATTCGAGGCGAGGAGGCCTAGCGATACCGACCGGTCACTCCCATCTGCGGGCTATGCGGTTGATCCTCAAACTCTCCCCGGCGATTGCGGTGTTGGCCCTGGCGGTGGCGATGGTCCTGCTGAGCCAGCGCGCGCCGCTGTACGCCTGACCGGAAATCTCTCCCGGCCATCGGGCCCGGTCTTGCTTCGCAAACCGAAATGACGCCGCATTTGGGGCGGTCGAGCGCACCTTGGAGCGAGCATCTTCGCGTGAGCTTGACGCGTGGTTCCGCCTGACGGCGTAAAAATTAAACGCTTGTTTGATTTTCGCCAAGGAAGCGTCCAGAGTTGCCCTCCAACTGCGAGGCGCGACCTTCGCCGGCGCTCAAGGGAGAGACCAGATGACCATGACCGCGGACCGCCCCCAATCCAGCTTTACGCTCACCCCCCAGGACGAGCTCAACGACCTGCGGATGTCCGACAAGGCCATGCCGCTGCTGAACAAGGTTCGCGAGTTCATCAAGGACGTGGTCCAGCCGATGAGCGAGGAATTCCATCGCCTGGGCGAAGGCAAGACCGACATCTGGAGCTACGCGCCGGGCCAGCTCGAAGTGCTGGAAGCGGCCAAGGACAAGGCCAAGGCCGCGGGCTTGTGGAACTTCTTCCTGCCGGACGCCCACACCGGCGAGGGCCTGTCGAACCTCGACTACGCCTATATCGCCGTCGAACTCGGCAAGAACCCGATGTCGTCGGAAGTGATGAACTGCGCCGCGCCCGACACCGGCAACATGGAAGTGCTCGAGCGCGTCGGCACGCCCGAGCAGAAGGAGAAGTGGCTGAAGCCGCTGCTCGAAGGCAAGATCCGCTCGGCCTTCGCCATGACCGAGGTCAACGCCGCCTCGTCCGACGCCAAGAACATCAACACCCGCGCCACACTGGTCGGCGACGAGTACGTGATCAACGGCGAGAAGCACTACATCTCCGGCGCCGGCGATCCGCGCTGCAAGGTGATGATCACCATGGTGCAGACGAGCCCGGACGGCCCGCCGCACCTGCGCCAGTCGCAGATCCTGGTGCCCACCGACGCGCCCGGCCTGAAGATCGTCGGGCCGATGAACGTGTTCGGCGATCCGGACGCGCCGCACGGCCACATGCACATCGTGTTCGACAACGTGCGGGTGCCGGCCTCCAACATGCTGCTGGGCGAAGGCCGCGGCTTCGAGATCAGCCAGCTTCGCCTGGGCCCGGGCCGTATCCACCACTGCATGCGCGCCATCGGCCAGGCCGAGAAGGCCCTCGACCTGCTGGTCAACCGCGGCCTGACCCGCGAGGCGTTCGGCAAGCCGATCATCCAGCTCGGCGGCAATATCGAGATCGTCAGCCGCGCGCGCATCGAGATCGAGGCCATGCGCCTGATGGTCCTGAAGGCGGCCAAGGCGATGGACGTGCTGCCGCGCGAAGAGGCCCGGATCTGGATCCACATGGTCAAGGCGATGGTGCCCGAGCGCGTCTGCAAGATCATCGACCAGGCGATCCAGATGCACGGCGCCCTGGGCGTTTCCCAGAAGACCCCGCTGGCCCGGATGTACACCTCGACCCGCACCCTGCGCCTGGCCGACGGCCCGGACGAGGTGCACCACATGGTGGTCGGCCGCCACGAGGTCCGCCGCTTCCGCGAGATGCCGCAGGACCCGTCCACCGCGGCGGTGTTCCGCAACTGATCTTCGGGCGTCAGGCCTGAACCGAGAGCCCCGGCGGAAACGCCGGGGCTTTTTCGTGGCGTCTGGACGCGCTCGACGGCTGCGCTTGGGGCGGGTAGACCCAGACGGCATGAGTTTCTCCATCCGCCGATCCAGCGTCTGATGGCCCTGCCCGCAGCGCTCTTCGTCATCGCCGCGGCCTTCTTGACGGCGACGCTGTCGGGGGTGTTCGGCATGGCCGGCGGGCTGGTGCTGATGGGCGTGCTGCCGCTGGTCATGCCGGTCTCGGCCGCCTTCGTGACCCATGGGCTGCTGCAACTGGCGTCGAACGGCTGGCGGGCGGCGCTGCACAGCCGGCACGTTCGCTGGGGGATCGTCGGCTGGTACGCAGCGGCCGCGGCCGTGGCGGCGGGGGTGGTGGCGCTGATCTCGGTCGTGCCCTCCAAGCCGGTGCTCTACCTGCTGATGGGGCTGGTGCCGGGCCTGCTGTGGCTGCCGCAGCGCTGGATCAGGCTGGACGCGGCCAATCCGCCCCAGGCCTTCGTCTCCGGCCTGATGGTGACGGGCCTGAACCTGACGGCGGGGGTCTCCGGCCCGCTGCTGGACATCTTCTTCGTCCGCACCGGCCTGACCCGGCACGCGATCGTGGCCACCAAGGCCGCGACCCAGGTCTTCTCGCACCTGTCCAAGATCCTGGTCTACGGCACGCCGCTGCTGACCAATCCGAACAAGGACCTGCCGCCCTGGTGGATGTTCGCCATCGCCGTCCCGCTCTCGATGGCCGGGACGGTGGTGGGCGGGCGCATCCTCGACCGGATGAGCGACGTGAACTTCCGCAACTGGACGCGGTGGATCGTGAGCGGGATCGGGGCGCTGTACCTCGTCCAGGCGGCGCAGTTGTTCCTGCGGGGGTGAAGGCTGCGTGAGGCGAGCTCACGGCGGCCATCAGGCGTTCATGGAGCCCGGTTTCGGCCTGTGGCCGAAACCGGGATGACACATGAGGTTAGACGACCAGCCGTCAGGCGCTGGCGGCGGTGCGTTCCTTGGTTTCGGCGAAGAACACCTGCGAGGCGTGTTCGGCGACGTCCTGGGCCGTGTAGGGGCGGCCGGGGTTGTAGCCTTCGGTCTGGACCATCTTGATCTCGCGCACGCCGCGGGAGGAGACGCCCAGCACCTTGCCGGTGTGGTCGGCGGCCAGGTCGGAGGCCATGAACAGCACGCCGGGCGCGACGTTCTCGGGCAGCGACATGGGGTCAGGTTCCTGGCCCTGGCGGCCGGGCAGGTCGGCGGTCATGCGGGTGAAGGCGCCAGGGGCCAGGCCCATGACGCGGATGCCGTACTTGCGTCCCTCGATGGAGAGCACGCGCATGAAGCCGTAGATGCCGGCCTTGGCCGCGCCGTAGTTCGACTGGCCGAAGTTGCCGTAGAGGCCGGAGGTCGAGGAGGTCATGATGATGACGCCGGGCTTGCCGTTGTCCTTCATCCATTTCCACACCGGCATGGTGCAGCAGTAGGTTCCCTTGAGGTGGACCTTCACCACCAGGTCCCAGTCCTGCTCGGAGGTGTTGGCGAAGCTCTTGTCGCGCAGGATGCCGGCGTTGCAGACCAGGATGTCGATCTGGCCGAAGTTGTCCAAGGCGGCCTTCAGGATGTTCTCGCCGCCCTGCATGGTGGACACGTCGTCGGCGTTGGCGACCGCCTTGCCGCCAGCCGCGATGATGTCGTCGACGACCTTCTGAGCCGCGCCCTTGTCGGAGCCCGAGCCGTCACGCGGCCCGCCCAGGTCGTTGACCACGACCGACGCGCCCTCCTTTGCGAAAAGCTTGGCGTAGGCTTCGCCCAATCCGCCGCCCGCGCCGGTAATGATGGCGACCTTGCCGTCGAGCAGACCCATCTGCAGTCCTCCTAATGATCTAATTATACGGGCATCATCGGCCGGGCGGGCGCGGGATGGCAAGGGGCCGTCTGCCCCTACGTCATCGGGAGGGATGACCTCGGTCCTTCTCCGGCGAGGGGGAAGGAAAGGGCGGCCTCAGCCCTTCTTCTTGCGGCGGGCCTGGAAGAAGCTTTTCAGCAGGGCCGAGCTTTCTTCGGCCAGGACGCCGCCGGTGACGGCGGGGCGCCAGTGGCAGGTGGGCTGTTCGAAGAAGCGGGGGCCGTGGACGACGGCGCCGCCCTTGGGGTCTTCGGCCCCGAAGACGACGCGGCCGATGCGGGCGTGGCTGATGGCCCCGGCGCACATGGCGCAGGGCTCCAGGGTGACCACCAGGGTGAGGTCGGTCAGGCGGTAATTGCCGAGCTTTTTCGCAGCCTCGCGCAGGGCGACGATCTCGGCGTGGGCGGTGGGATCGTGCGCCCCGATGGGGCCGTTGGCGCCCACGGCGATGACCTTGCCCGTCGCCGGATCGACGACGACGGCGCCGACAGGAGTCTCTCCGCGTGACGCAGCGTCTTGCGCCGCCGCGAGCGCGATGCGCATGGTGCGATGATCATGATCCACGACCCCCAACGAAACGATGAGACCGCCTCCGGTCAAGGTGAGCGCGTCGCAAAGGCTCTGGCGCGAGCAGGCGTAGCCTCTCGGCGAGATGTCGAAAAACTCATTGAGGAGGGCCGTGTGGCCCTCAATGGCCAGGTGCTGACCACCCCCGCGGTGAAGGTGGAGCCGGGCGATATCCTGACCGTCGACGGGGAGGTGGTGGACGCCGCCGAGCCCACGCGGCTGTTCCGCTATCACAAGCCGGTGGACCTCCTGACGACCCACCGCGACCCGCAGGGGCGGCCGACGGTGTTCGACGCCCTGCCGCCGGGCCTGCCGCGGCTGATCTCGATCGGGCGGCTGGACATCAATTCCGAAGGCCTGCTGCTGCTGACCAACGACGGCGAGCTGGCCCGGGCGCTGGAGCAGCCGACGACCGGAATCGTGCGGCGCTACCGGGTTCGGGCCCGCGGCAGAGTGACCCAGGCCGACCTCGACAAGCTGCAGGACGGCGTGACCGTCGAGGGCGTGAAGTACGGCCCCATCGACGCCAAGATCGACAAGGCCAAGGACGGCCCGCAGGGGGCCAACGTCTGGATCACCGTCACCCTGGCCGAGGGCAAGAACCGCGAAGTGCGCCGGGTGCTGAAGTCGGTGGGCCTGGAGGTCGGGCGGCTGATCCGCATGTCCTATGGCCCGTTCGTGCTGGGCTCGCTGCCGATCGGCCAGATCGAGGAGGTCGGCCCGCGGGTGATCCGCGAGCAACTGGCCGAGCACATCGCGCCGGAAAACCTGCCCAACGGCGACCGGCCCTCGTTCAAGGCCCCGAAGGCTCCGGCCGGCGCCCACGCGGTGCATGACGGCACCGGCCGCCGTGGCGCGGGCGCGCGTCCCGAGGGCGAGGCCGAGGCCAAGAAGAAGCCGGCCTACAAGGAAGGCTGGGCGCGTCCGAAGGTGGAGATCAAGTCGCCGGCCGTGAAGCGCCGCCGGGCGCCGCGTCCAGGCGAGGAGCAGGCGCCGGCCGTCCCGGTGGCCCCGCGCCGCCGCTCGTCGCGGATTCCGGGGGACACGCCGGGCAGCATCCGCACCTATTCGCCGGGCGATCCGCTGGCTCCGCCGCCGCCCGCGCGGCCAGCCCCCAAGCGCAAGGCCCCGCCGCGCGCCGCCGCCGCGGGTCCGGCCCGGACCGAGCGCTTCGAGAAGGGCCCCCGTCGTGAGGGACCGCCGCGTGGCGATGGGCCGAGGACCAAGGGCGCGACCCTCATCGAGCGCGGCCCGCGCAATGTCGACGGCAAGCCCGCCCGCCCGCGCGGCGCCGCCGGGCCTCGCGGCGAAGGGCGTGGCGACGCGCCCCGCGCCTGGGGCGGCCCGCCGCGCGGCCCGCGCAGCGACGCGCCCCGCGGTGAGCGTTCCGCGCGTCCGGACTTCCGCGGCGAGGGACGCCCCCCGCGCGAAGGGCGTCCGGAAGGGCGCGCCGAAGGCCGGCCGCCGCGCGACGACACGCGTCCGCGTTCGGGCCCGCCGAAAGGCCCGCCCAAGGGCCGCGGTGGTCCTGGCGGCCCGCGCTTTGATGGGCCCCGCTCCGCTGGCCCGCGATCCGAGGGGCCTCGTCATGATGGTCCGCGTCCGAGCGGCCCGCGTGCTGGTGGCCCCCGCTCGGGCGGTCCGCGCTCCGGACCGCGCCCAGGCGGCCCGCGGGGACCTAAGCGGGACGACTGATGCGCATCGTTTCGGGAGAGTTCCGCGGCAAGGCCATCGTCACGCCGCAGGGTGACCGCACGCGCCCGACGTCCGACCGGGCGCGGCAGGCGATCTTCAACATCCTCGAGCACGCGGCCTGGTCGCCGGGCCTGCGGGACAAGCGGATCATCGACCTGTTCGCAGGGTCCGGGGCGCTGGGCTTCGAGGCCCTGTCGCGGGGCGCGGCCTTCTGCCTGTTCGTCGAGACCGACGAGCAGGCGCGCGGCGCGATCCGCCAGAACGTCGACGCCATGGGCCTGTTCGGACGCACGCGGGTGCATCGCCGGGACGCCACCGACCTTGGCCAGCGGCCTGGCGCCGACGGTCCGGCCTTCGACCTCGCCTTCCTCGACCCACCCTATGGCAAGGGGCTGGGCGAGACCGCGCTGGCCAAGCTGGCGGCCGGGGGCTGGCTGGCTCCCGGGGCGGTGGTGATGTTCGAGCGCGGCGCCGACGAGGCCGATTTCGAAGTCGAAGGTTTTACGAAGCTGGACGCGCGCGACTATGGCGCCGCGCGCGTCCACTTTCTGAGGTTCGGCCTACCAGCCGCGGACTGAGGTCCGGTTGTCGAGCTGGCTGCGCAGGTTCACCAGGCCCTCGCGGGTGATCTGGTAGGGCTGGCCGTTCCGGCTGGCGATCATCCGCTTCTTCTTCAGGCTCTTGAAGACGGCGAGGTCGCAGTCGGAGAGCGTCCACCCGTCGCGGGTGACGCATTCGGCGGCGATCAGGTCGCCGCGATCGTCACGTTCGATGATGATCCGGCCGCCTTGGGCCAGGGCGTGCAGCGTACGTTGCTGCGGCTTGGAAATGTTCAAGGAAGTATCCAGCATTCAGGCGTGAGGAAACGCGCCCGGGCCGAACTCGTAAAAAACGAGGGCGCGGACGTTGGGGCCTGACTGCCGATTTGAAGCGAGACGCCGGCTCGGCGGTTAGGCCCGGGCCTCGAACACAAGCTCAGACATGAAACCTCCTCGAGCTGGAGCGCCATGATGGTCGAGGCTGCCGCGCGCGTCCAGTCCCGCCTGGCGGAGCAGATATACTTGGCTTGGCGGGCCGAATGCTTGAGTTTGACGCTTATATGACAGTTTATTGACAGCGTTCGCGCAAGAGCGCGCAAATAAGCCGTCAGTAGATTCATCGATCATTAGTCGGGCTTGCCCTAAGGCAGCGCTTGTCCGGAGTGAGCCCCAGCCGATGACCGCCGTGCTTCTCGATCTGATCCAGCCCCTGGCGGCGATCTCGCCGGAGACCCAGGGGCAGCATGTCTACGACCGGTTCCAGGCCGAGCCGGACACCCTGGCGATCGCCGTGGTGGACGAGGCCGGCCGGCCGGTCGGGCTGGTGGAACGGCACGCCTTCTTCGTGGCCATGGCGGCGCATTATGGCCGGGCGCTCTACGCCCTGCGGCCGATCTCGCTGCTGATGAACCCCGACCCGCTGGTGGCCGAGGGCGACACCCGGGTGGCCGAGTTCTGCGGCGAGGTGCTGGCCGACCGGGCCAGCGAGGTGATGAAGGGCTTCGTGGTGGTCAGCGGCGGGCGCTATGCGGGGGTGGGCTCCAGCCTTTCGCTGCTGCAGGCGACGAACGCCGCCAACCGCGCCCATGCCGAGGAGATGACCCGGCTGGCCCAGACCCTGGACCGGGCCAAGCAGGAGGCGCAGGCCGCGCTCAGCGCCAAGTCGCAGTTCCTGGCGGTGATGAGCCACGAGATCCGCACGCCGCTGAACGGGGTGCTGGCGATCGCCGACATCCTGCAGCGCAAGCTGAGCGAGCCGGAGCTGAAGCCCTATGTGACGACCATCCAGGACTCCGGCCAGACCCTGCTGCGGCTACTGACCGACGCCCTGGACCTCAGCCGCGCCGACGCCGGGCAACTGGAGCTGGCCGAGGACAGTTTCTGCGTTCCGGCCTTGCTGGACGACCTTTCGGCGCTGTGGACGGCGCGGGCGGAGCTCAAGGGGCTTTCGCTGGAGTTCGCCTACGAGGGGGCGGCCGGCCAATGGGCGCTGGGCGACGTGGTCCGCATCAAGCAGGTGTTCAACAACCTGATCGGCAACGCCCTGAAGTTCACCCAGGCCGGCGGGGTGAAGGTGCGGCTGGCGGCGCGGCGCCAGGACATCCACGTGCTGATCGAAGGCGAGGTGCGCGACAGCGGAGTGGGCGTTCCCGCCGACCGGTTGGAGCGGATCTTCCAGCCCTTCAGCCAGACCGAGGCGGGGGTGCGCGAGGGCGGAGCGGGGCTCGGTCTTTCCATCTGCCGGCAACTGGTCGTGCAGATGGGCGGGGAGATCCATGTGGTGAGCGACGGGGGCGGCGCGACCTTCCGCTTCAGCTTCCCGCTGTTCGACCTGCCCGAACCGACGCTGGAGGAGATCGCCGCCGAGCCCGACCTGAGCGGGGGGGCCGGGGGCCTGCACATCCTGATCGCCGACGACAACGCCACCAACCGCCTGGTCGCCGAAACCCTGTGCGAGATGTTCGGCTGCACCACCGAGTGCGTGGAGGATGGGGAGCAGGCGGTGGCCGCGGCCGCCACCGGGCGCTTCGACCTGGTGCTGATGGACATCAAGATGCCGAACATGGACGGGGTGGCGGCCACCCGACGCATCCGCGGCCTGGCCGGGGCGGCGGCGCAGGTGCCGATCCTGGCCCTGACCGCCAACGCCGATCCCTGGGATGCGGCCGGCTATCTGGCCCAGG
This window harbors:
- a CDS encoding ATP-binding protein, with protein sequence MTAVLLDLIQPLAAISPETQGQHVYDRFQAEPDTLAIAVVDEAGRPVGLVERHAFFVAMAAHYGRALYALRPISLLMNPDPLVAEGDTRVAEFCGEVLADRASEVMKGFVVVSGGRYAGVGSSLSLLQATNAANRAHAEEMTRLAQTLDRAKQEAQAALSAKSQFLAVMSHEIRTPLNGVLAIADILQRKLSEPELKPYVTTIQDSGQTLLRLLTDALDLSRADAGQLELAEDSFCVPALLDDLSALWTARAELKGLSLEFAYEGAAGQWALGDVVRIKQVFNNLIGNALKFTQAGGVKVRLAARRQDIHVLIEGEVRDSGVGVPADRLERIFQPFSQTEAGVREGGAGLGLSICRQLVVQMGGEIHVVSDGGGATFRFSFPLFDLPEPTLEEIAAEPDLSGGAGGLHILIADDNATNRLVAETLCEMFGCTTECVEDGEQAVAAAATGRFDLVLMDIKMPNMDGVAATRRIRGLAGAAAQVPILALTANADPWDAAGYLAQGMDGVVEKPIKAERLLGAINAVFEDEAPSAAMAG
- a CDS encoding acyl-CoA dehydrogenase family protein yields the protein MTADRPQSSFTLTPQDELNDLRMSDKAMPLLNKVREFIKDVVQPMSEEFHRLGEGKTDIWSYAPGQLEVLEAAKDKAKAAGLWNFFLPDAHTGEGLSNLDYAYIAVELGKNPMSSEVMNCAAPDTGNMEVLERVGTPEQKEKWLKPLLEGKIRSAFAMTEVNAASSDAKNINTRATLVGDEYVINGEKHYISGAGDPRCKVMITMVQTSPDGPPHLRQSQILVPTDAPGLKIVGPMNVFGDPDAPHGHMHIVFDNVRVPASNMLLGEGRGFEISQLRLGPGRIHHCMRAIGQAEKALDLLVNRGLTREAFGKPIIQLGGNIEIVSRARIEIEAMRLMVLKAAKAMDVLPREEARIWIHMVKAMVPERVCKIIDQAIQMHGALGVSQKTPLARMYTSTRTLRLADGPDEVHHMVVGRHEVRRFREMPQDPSTAAVFRN
- the tadA gene encoding tRNA adenosine(34) deaminase TadA: MRIALAAAQDAASRGETPVGAVVVDPATGKVIAVGANGPIGAHDPTAHAEIVALREAAKKLGNYRLTDLTLVVTLEPCAMCAGAISHARIGRVVFGAEDPKGGAVVHGPRFFEQPTCHWRPAVTGGVLAEESSALLKSFFQARRKKKG
- a CDS encoding VOC family protein encodes the protein MLDHLGLTVSDFKAARAFYDQALAPLGIGVVMEVSPEQTGGSAHAGYGEAGRPDFWIGTGGSASGHVHVAFTAKDRASVDAFYAAAIAAGGRDNGPPGLREHYHPNYYGAFVLDPDGHNIEAVCHAG
- a CDS encoding YjhX family toxin, which translates into the protein MNISKPQQRTLHALAQGGRIIIERDDRGDLIAAECVTRDGWTLSDCDLAVFKSLKKKRMIASRNGQPYQITREGLVNLRSQLDNRTSVRGW
- a CDS encoding SDR family oxidoreductase → MGLLDGKVAIITGAGGGLGEAYAKLFAKEGASVVVNDLGGPRDGSGSDKGAAQKVVDDIIAAGGKAVANADDVSTMQGGENILKAALDNFGQIDILVCNAGILRDKSFANTSEQDWDLVVKVHLKGTYCCTMPVWKWMKDNGKPGVIIMTSSTSGLYGNFGQSNYGAAKAGIYGFMRVLSIEGRKYGIRVMGLAPGAFTRMTADLPGRQGQEPDPMSLPENVAPGVLFMASDLAADHTGKVLGVSSRGVREIKMVQTEGYNPGRPYTAQDVAEHASQVFFAETKERTAASA
- the groES gene encoding co-chaperone GroES, with amino-acid sequence MAFRPLGDRVLVKRVEEEEKTKGGIIIPDTAKEKPQEGEVVAVGPGARDDSGKIHALDLKAGDRILFGKWSGTEVKIDGQDLLIMKESDVLGVVE
- a CDS encoding pseudouridine synthase, with the translated sequence MIHDPQRNDETASGQGERVAKALARAGVASRRDVEKLIEEGRVALNGQVLTTPAVKVEPGDILTVDGEVVDAAEPTRLFRYHKPVDLLTTHRDPQGRPTVFDALPPGLPRLISIGRLDINSEGLLLLTNDGELARALEQPTTGIVRRYRVRARGRVTQADLDKLQDGVTVEGVKYGPIDAKIDKAKDGPQGANVWITVTLAEGKNREVRRVLKSVGLEVGRLIRMSYGPFVLGSLPIGQIEEVGPRVIREQLAEHIAPENLPNGDRPSFKAPKAPAGAHAVHDGTGRRGAGARPEGEAEAKKKPAYKEGWARPKVEIKSPAVKRRRAPRPGEEQAPAVPVAPRRRSSRIPGDTPGSIRTYSPGDPLAPPPPARPAPKRKAPPRAAAAGPARTERFEKGPRREGPPRGDGPRTKGATLIERGPRNVDGKPARPRGAAGPRGEGRGDAPRAWGGPPRGPRSDAPRGERSARPDFRGEGRPPREGRPEGRAEGRPPRDDTRPRSGPPKGPPKGRGGPGGPRFDGPRSAGPRSEGPRHDGPRPSGPRAGGPRSGGPRSGPRPGGPRGPKRDD
- a CDS encoding sulfite exporter TauE/SafE family protein is translated as MALPAALFVIAAAFLTATLSGVFGMAGGLVLMGVLPLVMPVSAAFVTHGLLQLASNGWRAALHSRHVRWGIVGWYAAAAAVAAGVVALISVVPSKPVLYLLMGLVPGLLWLPQRWIRLDAANPPQAFVSGLMVTGLNLTAGVSGPLLDIFFVRTGLTRHAIVATKAATQVFSHLSKILVYGTPLLTNPNKDLPPWWMFAIAVPLSMAGTVVGGRILDRMSDVNFRNWTRWIVSGIGALYLVQAAQLFLRG
- the rsmD gene encoding 16S rRNA (guanine(966)-N(2))-methyltransferase RsmD: MRIVSGEFRGKAIVTPQGDRTRPTSDRARQAIFNILEHAAWSPGLRDKRIIDLFAGSGALGFEALSRGAAFCLFVETDEQARGAIRQNVDAMGLFGRTRVHRRDATDLGQRPGADGPAFDLAFLDPPYGKGLGETALAKLAAGGWLAPGAVVMFERGADEADFEVEGFTKLDARDYGAARVHFLRFGLPAAD